AATACCACGTGGATGCATTTCAGGGTCCATATTCCTGAAGAGATCCGGGGACGTGCAGGACGCTGGCAGTCAGAGTATCACGATGCGATGATAGAACATGACAGGCAGGTGGGCATGATGCTTGATCTGCTTGACGAACTGGGTATTGCCGAGGACACCATCGTCATGTACAGCACGGACAACGGACCTCATATGAATTCCTGGCCTGACGGGGCTATGACTCCTTTCCGCTGCGAGAAGAATTCAAACTGGGAGGGTGCCTTCCGCGTTCCTGAGGTCGTGCGCTGGCCAGGCAGGATTCCTGCAGGCGTGGTATCCAACGGAATTGTCAGTCATACAGACTGGTTGCCCACATTCCTTGCCGTGGCAGAGGTTACGGATATAAGAGAGAAGCTAAAGAAAGGATACAAAGTAGGGCAGAAGAACTTCAAGGTGTATCTCGACGGTCACAACCTCCTACCCTATCTGACAGGCAGGGAGAAAAAATCCCCACGTATTGATTTCTTCTACTTCTCAGACGACGGGGACCTGGTTGCGGTAAGGTATGACAACTGGAAAATGGTGTTCATGGAGCAGCGTGCTATCGGCACCCTGCAGGTGTGGGCCGAGCCTTTCATACCGCTGCGTGTCCCGAAGATCTTCAACCTGCGCACAGATCCATATGAACGCGCAGACATGACATCCAATACATATTATGACTGGATGCTTGACCACGCTTTTCTCCTGGTACCGGCCCAAAGCATCGTTGGCGACTTTTTATCAAGCTTCGTGGAGTTCCCGCCACGCCAGAAGGCAGCCAGCTTCACCATAGACAGGGTGATGGAAAAGCTCCAGGAGGGTATCAGCAGTACTTAACTAGAAAGTATAGAGACGACTTACGAGTTGCCCGGATTACAATTCCTGAAATTTTATAAATGAAGCGAGTGGGGAGAAATTAATCAGAAGTTGAGGAGCTACCGACACGACAGGGACGGAATCCAGCGAGAACATCGATTAGAATGGTATTACAATACACCATAGAGAATATAGGAAGTGAATGAATGGGAAATAACACATTCTCAGCACCAATAACTATGTTTCTGGTGTTTGTAGGTTTTATACTGGTGACACTTGGAATGAGGGAAATAGCCTCGATCCTGTCACCTTTTATCTTTGCAATATTTGGAGCAATGATCTTTGCTCCTCTTGTTAGATGGCTTCAAAGAAAAGGAGTACCAAATACGGTTAGTGTTGGAATAGTTATATTTTTCTTTATACTGATTGTGCTATTTGTTGGCCTATTGACAGTCATCAGTATAGTCCAGCTAAATTCACGTATCCCAGTGTATGAAAGTCAACTGGACATCTACATAAGTCAGCTTACCGGTTTTATCCCGCTATCTGCAGATTTCTCCCTTGGTGCTTTTCTGCGCAGTATTACAGGATCTCTGATAAGTGTTGCCTTAAATATCCTAGGAGGAGCCATAAACGCTACTACCGGAATAGTACTTATCATAGTTACAACAGGATTCCTGCTCCTGGATTCTCTAGAAGTTCCGGAAAAGATATTTGAGGAGGCAGAAGAACGGTCTTTAGTTCTGAAGAATCTGGGTGGTTT
The window above is part of the Methanolobus zinderi genome. Proteins encoded here:
- a CDS encoding AI-2E family transporter; this translates as MGNNTFSAPITMFLVFVGFILVTLGMREIASILSPFIFAIFGAMIFAPLVRWLQRKGVPNTVSVGIVIFFFILIVLFVGLLTVISIVQLNSRIPVYESQLDIYISQLTGFIPLSADFSLGAFLRSITGSLISVALNILGGAINATTGIVLIIVTTGFLLLDSLEVPEKIFEEAEERSLVLKNLGGFGKSLMDYVMIRTETNVITGVGIGIILLLGRIEFAIFWALVIIIFSYIPYIGLFLASIPPVFLALMQYGPVAALIVIAIITVVNTLAENVIFPSLAGRGLELYSSVVFISLVYWAFVLGPAGALISVPLTMAVKSILDSFEETKSLGMLLGPSKSEEKVKEPE
- a CDS encoding arylsulfatase, whose product is MGEKKQNILVIWGDDIGISNLSCYSDGLMGYRTPNIDRIADEGMRFTDSYGEQSCTAGRASFITGQSPFRTGLSKVGLPGAKTGLQHEDPTIAELLKAEGYATGQFGKNHFGDRNEYLPTVHGFDEFFGNLYHLNAEEEPELPDYPPEEDFPQFRERYGPRGVIHSLATDEDDPTEDPRWGRVGKQIIEDTGPLTRKRMEKVDLEFIDAAIDFIKRQKEAGKPFFVWLNTTWMHFRVHIPEEIRGRAGRWQSEYHDAMIEHDRQVGMMLDLLDELGIAEDTIVMYSTDNGPHMNSWPDGAMTPFRCEKNSNWEGAFRVPEVVRWPGRIPAGVVSNGIVSHTDWLPTFLAVAEVTDIREKLKKGYKVGQKNFKVYLDGHNLLPYLTGREKKSPRIDFFYFSDDGDLVAVRYDNWKMVFMEQRAIGTLQVWAEPFIPLRVPKIFNLRTDPYERADMTSNTYYDWMLDHAFLLVPAQSIVGDFLSSFVEFPPRQKAASFTIDRVMEKLQEGISST